The nucleotide sequence AGCGCATATTGATTGCAACATATGGACTATCAGAGAGCTCAACACCAATATGGGCAATTGGAGAGCCGATTGGACCCATTGAAAATGGAACTACATACATTGTTCTGCCGCGCATGCAACCATCGAACAAAGGTTGCAATGTTGCGCGCATTTCGCTTGGCTCTACCCAGTTATTGGTAGGGCCAGCATCTTCTTTTTTGGCAGAGCAAATGAAAGTACGGTCTTCAACGCGCGCCACATCCTCAGGATCAGAAAGAGCTAAAAATGAATTTTTACGCTTAGCAGGATTTAGACGCTTGAAAACGCCCGCACTAACCAACAACTCACAAAACTCATCATATTCAGCTTGGGAGCCGTCACACCAACGAATTGCATCTGGCTTAGTAAGTGCGGCAACTTCTGCAACCCACTTAATTAAACGCTCGTTTTTTACATAAGCTGGCGCATTCACATTGATCTGGCTGCTAGCGGTTGAAGTCATATGTTTCCCTATGAAAATTGAATTTTTTAATCCGACGATTTTAACATTTTGGTCACATTTGCCGTATTGACCACCCGCATAAAAGGAGGGAGATTGGGGGTTTATTTGCCTATGCAAAATTGGCTAAATATCTTGCCCAAAAGATCGTCTGGAAGGAGCTTTCCGGTGATTTGCCCAAGATGATTTTGGGCTAAAGCTAGCTCTTCTGCTAGTAATTCCAACGAATTGTTGCCATTTGCTGCGAACTGCTCTGATCTTGCAATATGTTCCGATGCCCTCTCGATACAGTCCAGATGGCGCCTGCGGCTCACAATAACACCCTCTTGAGTGCCGCCCCAGCCAACCCTTTTTAGAATTTCCTTCTTTAAGGCATCAACCCCTTGACCAGTTTTGGCTGAAATGACAATTCCGTCTTTAGGAGCAGGATTCGCCCCGGCTTCCAGAAGATCGGCTTTATTTACCACCCCCAAAATTGCGCACTTTGGTGGAGCCGCCTCTAAAATTCGCTTTTTCAGGCCATCGTCCTCCGAACCAACATTAGGGGCGCTTAAGAAAATAACTAGATCCGCAGAATGAATAGCCTCCCAAGTTCGCTCTATTCCTTTTGCTTCTACCTCATCTGAGGTCTGTCTTAATCCTGCGGTATCAATAACGTGCATAGGCACGCCTTCAATCTGAATGCTTTCTTTAATTCGATCACGAGTGGTGCCTGCAATAGCGGTTACGATCGCAACCTCTTCGCCAGCCAATGTGTTTAGCAAAGAGCTTTTACCCACATTTGGCGCGCCAACTAAAACTAGCTGTATGCCGTCCCGCAAAATTTTGCCTTGCTTAGCCCCCTTTTGAAGGGTTTGCAATTTTGTTTTGACAGCATTCA is from Polynucleobacter sp. MWH-UH23A and encodes:
- the mnmE gene encoding tRNA uridine-5-carboxymethylaminomethyl(34) synthesis GTPase MnmE, which gives rise to MVTRKIPIIAIATAPGKAGVGVIRISGQNLAEFIHTLFQKSLQPRQATLLSLRDKLGQLIDQVLAIYFVAPASFTGEDILELQCHGGPQLLELVMQRCLELGKDIGLEIAEPGEFSLRAYLNNKIDLAQAEAIADLIDAQSEAAVRGAARSLQGNFSDDVNDLVEEITQLRILVESTLDFPEEEIEFLENAHARERLNAVKTKLQTLQKGAKQGKILRDGIQLVLVGAPNVGKSSLLNTLAGEEVAIVTAIAGTTRDRIKESIQIEGVPMHVIDTAGLRQTSDEVEAKGIERTWEAIHSADLVIFLSAPNVGSEDDGLKKRILEAAPPKCAILGVVNKADLLEAGANPAPKDGIVISAKTGQGVDALKKEILKRVGWGGTQEGVIVSRRRHLDCIERASEHIARSEQFAANGNNSLELLAEELALAQNHLGQITGKLLPDDLLGKIFSQFCIGK